The following proteins are encoded in a genomic region of Hymenobacter siberiensis:
- a CDS encoding T9SS type A sorting domain-containing protein, producing the protein MSDTGRCCRILLLLLLMVVGPAAFAQVSLTSGSTAYTTSFPGTTINVSGGYSGSITLANSNCTVNFNSISYGGALSVTATGCTVNNNSGSTISGSSNSISAAATINNNAGATWTGNFYSGIAVGSTVNNAGSWGPGGPQFSPLNGLTINNTGTWNAISYGVKTNPVTIVNSGAWTNTLGGISTNFTLTNNAGATWSQPVQNSGTGNFTLTNDGTWTAAITFPLGTNTFSNRAGATATIGSMAFGGSTTISNASNGGTPTLTFSNSISPSAGTSIINYAGTVNTNAGISSAGSIDNRAVWNASSFSTSGTLANTGTITPTTSYVTSGTITNNGTISLTASGTTYTNSGTITNNGAINVAAAYINSGTTTNSASGTIVAATYAQSGGTTTNANSITATASVTVTGGTLTNNAGATIATAAYTNNGGKTTNSGTLNPTGNFITGSSSGTVVVNSAINPGGNYVNGGTTTNNGRIAPGGYYDNQNSGATTTNNGTISPGTYYSNKATTVNNGTITLSAAAGYFENVSSGVFTNAGRLNVTGNFTNSGTFNGSPTATSGSVRVAGVSTNSFFGFGASGLLDFCDSTPGAGPVTNKGFNVQSGSVAATVMACVVAPLPVELTHFAATPTAGRVALSWATASEKNSAYFAIERSANGQEFAKIMIVKAQGNSTASIDYQAADAQPLAGLSYYRLRQVDLDGTFSFSPVAAVTAETRAADFTVSPNPVADQVQVDLTAWPAQASTVEIISLSGQVVLSQAVPGSSRQLLDVRAVPAGVYLLRVRNPSQQTTRRLLKL; encoded by the coding sequence TTGTCCGATACTGGCCGTTGCTGCCGCATTCTCCTGTTATTGTTGCTGATGGTGGTAGGGCCAGCTGCCTTCGCGCAGGTTTCCCTCACGAGTGGCAGTACGGCATACACCACCAGCTTCCCCGGGACCACCATCAACGTAAGCGGCGGCTATTCAGGCAGTATTACCCTGGCCAATAGCAACTGCACGGTCAATTTTAACAGCATCAGCTACGGCGGCGCATTGAGTGTGACCGCAACGGGCTGCACCGTCAACAATAATTCCGGCAGCACCATCAGCGGCAGCAGCAACAGCATTAGTGCCGCCGCCACCATCAACAACAACGCCGGGGCCACCTGGACGGGCAACTTTTACAGTGGCATAGCCGTGGGCAGCACCGTAAACAATGCCGGGAGCTGGGGGCCGGGTGGGCCGCAATTTTCGCCACTCAATGGCCTGACCATCAACAATACCGGCACCTGGAATGCCATTAGCTACGGGGTGAAAACCAACCCGGTAACCATCGTCAACTCCGGTGCCTGGACAAACACGCTGGGGGGCATCAGCACCAACTTCACGCTCACCAACAATGCCGGGGCAACGTGGTCGCAGCCGGTGCAGAACTCCGGCACGGGAAATTTTACCCTGACCAATGATGGCACCTGGACCGCAGCCATTACATTTCCTTTGGGCACCAATACCTTCAGCAACCGCGCCGGGGCCACGGCCACGATTGGTTCGATGGCCTTTGGCGGTTCCACCACCATCAGCAACGCGAGCAACGGTGGCACGCCCACGCTCACCTTCAGCAACAGCATTTCGCCCTCTGCCGGCACCTCCATCATCAATTATGCGGGCACGGTAAATACCAATGCGGGCATCAGCAGCGCCGGTAGCATTGATAACCGCGCCGTCTGGAATGCCAGCAGCTTTTCGACCAGTGGCACCCTTGCCAATACCGGTACCATTACCCCTACTACCAGCTATGTCACCAGCGGGACTATCACCAATAACGGCACCATCAGTCTGACTGCCAGCGGTACTACCTACACCAACAGCGGCACCATCACCAACAACGGCGCGATAAACGTGGCAGCCGCGTACATTAATTCCGGGACCACCACCAACAGTGCGAGCGGAACCATTGTGGCGGCAACCTATGCCCAGAGCGGCGGCACCACCACCAATGCCAACAGCATCACGGCCACGGCTTCGGTGACGGTGACCGGCGGCACGCTTACCAACAATGCCGGGGCTACCATTGCCACGGCTGCTTATACCAACAACGGCGGCAAAACCACCAACAGCGGCACCCTGAACCCCACCGGCAATTTCATCACCGGCTCGAGCTCCGGCACCGTGGTGGTGAACAGCGCCATCAACCCCGGCGGAAACTACGTGAACGGGGGCACCACCACCAACAACGGCCGCATTGCGCCCGGCGGCTACTACGACAACCAAAACTCCGGGGCCACCACCACCAACAACGGCACCATCAGCCCGGGCACTTACTACAGCAACAAGGCCACCACCGTCAACAACGGCACCATCACGCTGAGCGCCGCCGCCGGGTATTTTGAGAATGTGAGCAGCGGCGTCTTCACCAATGCCGGGCGCCTGAACGTCACCGGCAACTTTACCAACAGCGGCACCTTCAACGGCTCGCCGACGGCAACCAGCGGCAGCGTGCGCGTGGCGGGCGTGAGCACCAATTCCTTCTTTGGCTTTGGGGCCTCGGGCCTGCTGGATTTCTGCGACAGCACGCCGGGTGCCGGACCAGTCACCAACAAAGGCTTCAACGTGCAGTCGGGCTCGGTGGCGGCTACCGTAATGGCTTGCGTTGTAGCCCCGCTGCCCGTGGAGCTCACCCACTTTGCCGCCACGCCCACTGCCGGCCGGGTGGCCCTGAGCTGGGCCACCGCCTCGGAGAAAAACAGCGCCTACTTCGCCATTGAGCGCAGTGCCAATGGCCAGGAGTTTGCCAAAATTATGATTGTTAAAGCACAGGGCAATTCCACGGCCAGTATTGACTACCAAGCGGCCGATGCCCAGCCCCTGGCCGGCCTGAGCTACTACCGCCTGCGGCAGGTTGATTTGGATGGTACGTTTTCCTTCTCGCCCGTGGCAGCGGTGACGGCGGAAACCCGCGCTGCTGATTTCACCGTCAGCCCCAACCCAGTGGCCGACCAGGTGCAGGTCGATTTGACCGCCTGGCCTGCCCAGGCCAGCACCGTCGAAATCATAAGCCTGAGCGGGCAGGTGGTCCTAAGCCAGGCGGTGCCGGGTAGCAGCCGCCAGTTGCTGGACGTGCGGGCCGTGCCCGCCGGCGTGTACCTGCTACGGGTGCGCAACCCCAGCCAGCAGACGACGCGCCGGCTGTTGAAGCTGTAG
- a CDS encoding pectate lyase family protein has translation MSDLSIIGFDRLGEFVGIGLKVFRANNIILQNLKVHNVLAAMGDGDCISIEGPANHIWVDHCEMYNVYQGVGTDDYDGLLDAKADCQYIPYSWNFLHDGWKASLCGCTETDNFDRKITYHHNRFENINSRLPLFRFGTGHVFNNYYKDIASTCVNARMGACLKIENNYYENSRNPYVAAYSPLDGYGDIVGNTLVNSPFAYASDVHLLTACTAVVPYVYTSVLNPAANVPAIVVANAGIGKVGPTLATGTYSVTASALGQGTVSPASGIYNLGQSVTLTATPGIGWQFAGWSGDTTMTTNPLPFRVHGSKAVRATFTLIPGTGAPGPLIRIEDTNTPATGLCSFDGVVSNNTGTDNGAVINLTNS, from the coding sequence GTGAGCGACCTGTCCATCATTGGCTTCGACCGGCTGGGCGAGTTCGTCGGCATTGGCCTGAAAGTGTTTCGGGCCAACAACATCATCCTGCAAAACCTGAAAGTGCACAACGTACTGGCCGCTATGGGCGATGGCGACTGCATCAGTATCGAAGGCCCGGCCAACCACATCTGGGTCGACCACTGCGAGATGTACAACGTGTACCAAGGTGTGGGCACCGACGACTACGACGGCCTGCTCGACGCCAAGGCCGACTGCCAGTACATCCCCTACTCCTGGAATTTCCTGCACGACGGCTGGAAGGCCAGCCTTTGCGGCTGTACCGAAACCGACAACTTCGACCGTAAAATCACCTACCACCACAACCGCTTCGAGAACATCAACTCGCGCCTGCCGCTGTTCCGCTTCGGCACCGGCCACGTTTTCAACAACTACTACAAGGACATTGCCTCTACCTGCGTGAACGCGCGCATGGGGGCTTGCCTCAAAATCGAGAACAACTACTATGAAAACAGCCGCAACCCCTACGTGGCCGCCTACAGCCCGCTGGATGGTTACGGCGACATCGTGGGCAACACCCTCGTCAACAGCCCCTTCGCATATGCCTCCGATGTGCATTTGCTCACGGCCTGCACCGCCGTGGTGCCCTACGTGTACACCAGCGTGCTAAACCCGGCCGCCAACGTACCGGCCATTGTGGTGGCCAACGCGGGCATTGGCAAAGTGGGCCCCACGCTGGCCACGGGCACGTATTCGGTCACGGCCTCGGCGCTGGGCCAGGGCACCGTGTCGCCGGCCAGCGGCATCTACAACCTAGGCCAGAGCGTGACGCTCACGGCCACGCCCGGCATTGGGTGGCAGTTTGCCGGCTGGAGCGGCGACACCACCATGACCACCAACCCGCTCCCCTTCCGGGTGCACGGCAGCAAGGCAGTGCGGGCCACGTTCACACTCATTCCCGGTACCGGCGCGCCCGGCCCGCTCATCCGCATCGAGGACACCAACACGCCTGCCACCGGCCTGTGCAGCTTCGACGGCGTGGTGAGCAACAACACCGGGACCGACAACGGCGCGGTTATCAACCTCACCAACTCGTAG
- a CDS encoding T9SS type A sorting domain-containing protein gives MQLRRRGEQQHRDRQRRGYQPHQLVGPGHCLESGSGPAGAYELKWRYSNSSASSGFTSQLSINGLLVSPVAPFPRTASSSTFGFATQNVTLANGVNEIRLETTAVASFADIDWLEITGNCIVPTNCANAVGSVQVLATRASAGAATPQVSANPNPTAGATTFEVTLPTASPVRIALFSLTGAKVADVPVSAATLGAGSHQINYPTTKLPAGVYIYAVSTNGGTYRAKLMVE, from the coding sequence GTGCAGCTTCGACGGCGTGGTGAGCAACAACACCGGGACCGACAACGGCGCGGTTATCAACCTCACCAACTCGTAGGGCCGGGCCATTGCCTGGAAAGTGGAAGTGGCCCCGCCGGCGCCTACGAGCTGAAATGGCGCTATTCCAACAGCAGCGCCAGCTCGGGCTTCACCAGCCAGCTCAGCATCAACGGCTTGTTGGTGAGCCCGGTGGCACCTTTCCCACGCACGGCCAGCAGCAGCACCTTCGGCTTCGCTACCCAAAACGTAACGCTGGCCAACGGCGTGAACGAAATCCGCCTCGAAACCACCGCCGTCGCTTCTTTTGCCGATATCGACTGGCTGGAAATCACCGGCAACTGCATTGTGCCCACTAACTGTGCCAATGCCGTGGGCAGCGTGCAAGTGCTGGCCACCAGAGCCAGCGCAGGAGCCGCCACGCCCCAAGTATCGGCCAACCCCAACCCCACGGCCGGGGCCACCACCTTCGAGGTGACGCTGCCCACCGCCAGCCCCGTCCGCATTGCTCTGTTCAGCCTCACCGGCGCAAAAGTGGCCGACGTGCCGGTAAGCGCCGCCACCTTGGGTGCGGGCAGTCATCAGATTAACTACCCGACCACCAAGCTACCCGCCGGCGTCTACATCTACGCGGTGAGCACGAATGGCGGCACATACCGCGCCAAGCTGATGGTGGAATAA
- the prmC gene encoding peptide chain release factor N(5)-glutamine methyltransferase codes for MNVRQFTTSVTTALLPIYPQPEAQAIAALVAEHLLQLDALERMMEAQQPIADGAEAALQPLLARLLTHEPVQYVLGIAYFVDMELEVTPATLIPRPETEELVHLIRQEQAGRTGLRVLDVGTGSGCLALGLARALPATEVLAVDISAEALAVAQRNAARFAPGVAFEQVDILNGLPKGIALGSLDILVSNPPYVRESERPAMRDNVLAWEPATALFVPDADPLLFYRRLAEVGRALLRTGGSIYLEINELLGIETADLLTPDNFEDVRVLPDMFGKARMVRGTRR; via the coding sequence ATGAACGTTCGCCAATTCACCACCTCGGTTACTACTGCGCTACTCCCCATCTACCCCCAGCCCGAAGCGCAAGCCATTGCCGCGCTCGTCGCCGAGCACCTGCTGCAGCTCGATGCCCTGGAGCGCATGATGGAGGCCCAGCAACCCATCGCCGACGGCGCGGAAGCCGCACTGCAGCCGCTACTGGCCCGCCTGCTGACCCACGAGCCGGTGCAGTACGTGCTGGGCATCGCCTACTTTGTCGATATGGAGCTGGAGGTGACGCCCGCCACCCTCATTCCGCGCCCCGAAACCGAAGAGCTGGTGCATCTTATCCGGCAGGAGCAGGCGGGCCGGACGGGCCTGCGCGTGCTCGACGTGGGCACGGGCTCGGGCTGCCTGGCGCTGGGACTGGCCCGCGCACTGCCCGCCACCGAGGTGCTGGCCGTGGATATTTCGGCCGAAGCGCTGGCTGTGGCCCAGCGCAATGCCGCCCGTTTCGCGCCCGGAGTGGCGTTTGAGCAGGTTGATATTCTGAATGGATTACCGAAGGGAATTGCCCTCGGCTCGTTGGATATTCTGGTAAGCAACCCGCCCTACGTGCGCGAAAGCGAGCGCCCCGCAATGCGCGACAACGTGCTGGCCTGGGAGCCCGCCACCGCGCTGTTCGTGCCCGATGCCGACCCGCTACTGTTCTACCGCCGGCTGGCCGAAGTGGGCCGGGCACTGCTGCGCACTGGCGGAAGTATATATCTGGAAATTAACGAGTTACTGGGAATTGAAACGGCAGATTTGCTCACGCCGGATAACTTTGAGGATGTGCGCGTATTGCCTGATATGTTCGGAAAGGCGCGCATGGTGCGCGGTACTCGCCGGTAA
- the ribD gene encoding bifunctional diaminohydroxyphosphoribosylaminopyrimidine deaminase/5-amino-6-(5-phosphoribosylamino)uracil reductase RibD, whose product MENDDALFMRRALDLALLGTGYARPNPLVGCVVTHKGRIIGEGWHKKYGGPHAEANALAAVENQELLKKSRVYVTLEPCAHHGKTPPCADLLIAKGVPEVVICNEDPFPLVAGRGIEKLRAAGVHVETGLLAEEGRWLNRRFFTFHEKKRPYLVLKWAETADGFLAGRYFQQVQISGPQAGLLTHKWRTEEQGILVGTRTALHDNPRLSAREWPGAQPTRLVIDKNLSLPPTHNLLDGSQPTIIYTYRQARHATNLDHVMLSEADDLMPQVLADLYQRQVQSVLVEGGPTVLNALLNAGLWDEIRVFRSPMKLGQGIAAPRLGHGGLRERTNVGADELFWYVNDK is encoded by the coding sequence ATGGAAAACGATGATGCCCTGTTCATGCGCCGCGCCCTCGATTTGGCACTGCTTGGCACTGGCTACGCCCGGCCCAACCCCCTGGTAGGCTGCGTAGTAACGCACAAAGGCCGCATTATTGGCGAGGGCTGGCACAAAAAGTACGGCGGCCCCCACGCCGAAGCAAATGCCCTGGCGGCGGTAGAAAACCAGGAGCTGCTGAAAAAAAGCCGCGTGTACGTGACGCTGGAGCCCTGCGCCCACCACGGCAAAACGCCACCCTGCGCCGATTTGCTCATTGCCAAGGGAGTACCCGAAGTGGTGATTTGCAACGAGGACCCCTTCCCGCTGGTGGCCGGGCGCGGCATCGAGAAGCTGCGCGCCGCCGGCGTGCACGTCGAAACCGGCTTGCTGGCCGAAGAAGGCCGCTGGCTGAACCGGCGCTTCTTCACCTTCCACGAGAAAAAACGGCCTTATCTGGTGCTGAAATGGGCCGAAACAGCCGACGGCTTCCTGGCCGGGCGCTATTTCCAGCAGGTGCAAATCAGTGGGCCGCAGGCGGGGCTGCTCACGCACAAGTGGCGCACCGAGGAGCAGGGCATTCTGGTGGGCACGCGCACGGCGCTGCACGACAACCCCCGCCTGAGCGCCCGCGAATGGCCCGGAGCCCAACCCACGCGCCTCGTCATCGACAAAAACCTGAGCCTGCCGCCCACTCACAACCTGCTCGACGGCTCGCAGCCCACCATCATCTACACCTACCGCCAGGCGCGCCACGCCACCAACCTCGACCACGTCATGCTTTCCGAAGCCGATGACCTCATGCCCCAGGTGCTAGCCGACCTCTACCAGCGCCAGGTGCAATCGGTGCTGGTCGAAGGCGGCCCCACGGTGCTCAACGCGCTGCTGAACGCCGGGCTTTGGGATGAAATCCGCGTGTTCCGCTCGCCCATGAAGCTGGGCCAGGGCATTGCCGCGCCACGCCTGGGCCACGGCGGCCTGCGCGAGCGCACAAACGTTGGGGCCGATGAGCTGTTTTGGTACGTGAACGATAAGTAA
- a CDS encoding GAF domain-containing protein: MAETLALDTTLTKAEQYRQLLPQIQALTTGEPDLVANLANTAAALRQAFGFFWVGFYLVKGEELVLGPFQGPIACTRIRQGKGVCGASWARADTILVPDVEAFPGHIACSSDSKSEIVVPILKGGLVVAVLDVDSDQLNDFDQDDQTALEQLMQLAATWF; the protein is encoded by the coding sequence ATGGCCGAAACCCTCGCCCTCGACACCACGCTCACCAAAGCCGAGCAGTACCGGCAGCTCCTGCCCCAAATCCAAGCCCTCACCACCGGCGAGCCCGACCTGGTTGCCAACCTGGCCAACACGGCCGCCGCGCTGCGGCAGGCGTTCGGCTTTTTCTGGGTCGGCTTCTACCTCGTGAAAGGCGAAGAGCTGGTGCTGGGCCCATTCCAGGGGCCCATCGCCTGCACGCGCATCCGCCAGGGCAAGGGCGTGTGCGGAGCCAGCTGGGCCCGAGCCGACACCATCCTCGTACCCGACGTGGAGGCTTTCCCCGGCCACATCGCCTGCAGCTCCGATTCGAAATCTGAAATCGTGGTGCCCATTCTCAAAGGCGGCCTGGTCGTGGCCGTACTCGATGTCGACAGCGACCAGCTCAACGATTTCGACCAAGACGACCAAACTGCGCTGGAGCAGCTGATGCAGCTGGCGGCCACCTGGTTCTGA